The Drosophila teissieri strain GT53w chromosome X, Prin_Dtei_1.1, whole genome shotgun sequence genome has a segment encoding these proteins:
- the LOC122625174 gene encoding neuronal acetylcholine receptor subunit alpha-7 isoform X1 — MKKPSRTRLDNPLRHSGQERSRTMSFPQPHSLPEATANGGKMLVYGLGLLIMIPACTAGPHEKRLLHALLDNYNSLERPVVNESDPLQLSFGLTLMQIIDVDEKNQLLITNIWLKLEWNDMNLRWNSSEFGGVRDLRIPPHRLWKPDVLMYNSADEGFDGTYATNVVVRNNGSCLYVPPGIFKSTCKIDITWFPFDDQRCEMKFGSWTYDGFQLDLQLQDEAGGDISSFITNGEWDLLGVPGKRNEIYYNCCPEPYIDITFAILIRRKTLYYFFNLIVPCVLIASMALLGFTLPPDSGEKLSLGVTILLSLTVFLNMVAETMPATSDAVPLLGTYFNCIMFMVASSVVSTILILNYHHRNPDTHEMSEWIRVIFLYWLPCILRMQRPGQVGYECPPPPSSSSSSNSGEKKQQIQNVELKERSSKSLLANVLDIDDDFRCNHRCASATLPHQPTYYRTMYRQGDDGSVGPVGPAGPVVDGRLHEAISHTCLTSSAEYELALILKELRWITEQLKKEDETSDITRDWKFAAMVVDRLCLIIFTLFTIIATLAVLFSAPHFIFP, encoded by the exons ATGAAGAAGCCATCCCGTACTCGGCTGGACAATCCACTCCGCCACTCCGGCCAGGAGCGATCGAGAACCATGAGCTTCCCACAGCCGCACTCATTGCCGGAAGCCACTGCGAACGGTGGCAAGATGCTGGTCTATGGCCTGGGCCTTTTGATTATGATACCGG CTTGCACGGCTGGACCCCATGAGAAGCGGCTGCTCCACGCCCTTCTGGACAACTACAACAGCTTGGAGCGTCCGGTGGTCAACGAATCCGATCCATTGCAACTGAGCTTCGGACTAACACTCATGCAGATCATCGATGTG GACGAAAAGAATCAACTGCttataacaaatatttggcTCAAATTG GAATGGAACGATATGAATCTTCGATGGAATTCGAGTGAGTTTGGAGGAGTGCGGGATCTGCGGATTCCGCCGCATCGCCTATGGAAACCGGATGTGCTGATGTACAACAG TGCGGACGAGGGCTTCGATGGGACGTACGCCACGAACGTGGTGGTGCGCAATAACGGGAGCTGCCTGTACGTGCCGCCAGGTATATTCAAGTCGACGTGTAAGATCGACATTACGTGGTTTCCATTCGACGATCAGCGATGTGAGATGAAGTTCGGTTCGTGGACCTACGATGGGTTTCAG TTGGACCTGCAATTGCAGGACGAAGCTGGTGGCGACATTTCTAGCTTTATCACCAATGGCGAATGGGACTTGTTAG GTGTGCCCGGTAAACGAAATGAAATCTACTATAATTGCTGCCCAGAACCTTATATTGACATAACATTCGCCATTTTGATAAGACGCAAAACATTGTACTATTTTTTCAATCTGATTGTGCCGTGCGTACTGATCGCCTCCATGGCACTGCTAGGGTTTACACTGCCACCAGATTCTGGTGAAAAGCTTTCGCTTG GAGTTACAATTCTATTATCGCTTACAGTCTTCCTCAACATGGTGGCCGAAACTATGCCGGCGACCTCCGATGCGGTGCCGCTGCTCG GAACTTATTTCAATTGCATTATGTTTATGGTGGCCTCATCAGTTGTGTCAACCATACTTATCCTCAATTATCATCATAGAAATCCAGATACGCATGAAATGAGTGAATgg ataaGAGTAATATTCCTTTATTGGTTACCTTGCATATTGCGCATGCAAAGACCCGGACAGGTTGGCTACGAGTGTCCGCCGCCGCCCTCTTCTTCCAGTTCCTCCAACTCCGgcgagaagaagcagcagatCCAGAACGTTGAGCTCAAGGAGAG ATCCTCCAAGTCCCTGCTGGCCAACGTGCTCGATATAGACGATGATTTCCGCTGCAATCATCGATGTGCCAGCGCGACCTTGCCCCACCAGCCCACATATTACAGGACGATGTACAG GCAAGGGGACGACGGCAGCGTAGGACCCGTGGGACCAGCCGGTCCAGTTGTGGATGGGCGTTTGCACGAGGCCATTTCCCACACCTGTCTGACCTCCTCGGCGGAGTACGAGCTGGCGCTGATACTCAAGGAACTGCGTTGGATAACAGAACAG CTCAAAAAAGAGGACGAGACCAGCGACATCACTCGCGATTGGAAGTTTGCAGCCATGGTCGTCGATCGTTTGTGCCTTATTATTTTCACCTTGTTTACTATTATCGCAACCCTCGCTGTACTCTTCTCAGCGCCACATTTCATT TTCCCGTAA
- the LOC122625174 gene encoding neuronal acetylcholine receptor subunit alpha-7 isoform X2, which translates to MKKPSRTRLDNPLRHSGQERSRTMSFPQPHSLPEATANGGKMLVYGLGLLIMIPACTAGPHEKRLLHALLDNYNSLERPVVNESDPLQLSFGLTLMQIIDVDEKNQLLITNIWLKLEWNDMNLRWNSSEFGGVRDLRIPPHRLWKPDVLMYNSADEGFDGTYATNVVVRNNGSCLYVPPGIFKSTCKIDITWFPFDDQRCEMKFGSWTYDGFQLDLQLQDEAGGDISSFITNGEWDLLGVPGKRNEIYYNCCPEPYIDITFAILIRRKTLYYFFNLIVPCVLIASMALLGFTLPPDSGEKLSLGVTILLSLTVFLNMVAETMPATSDAVPLLGTYFNCIMFMVASSVVSTILILNYHHRNPDTHEMSEWTRTGWLRVSAAALFFQFLQLRREEAADPER; encoded by the exons ATGAAGAAGCCATCCCGTACTCGGCTGGACAATCCACTCCGCCACTCCGGCCAGGAGCGATCGAGAACCATGAGCTTCCCACAGCCGCACTCATTGCCGGAAGCCACTGCGAACGGTGGCAAGATGCTGGTCTATGGCCTGGGCCTTTTGATTATGATACCGG CTTGCACGGCTGGACCCCATGAGAAGCGGCTGCTCCACGCCCTTCTGGACAACTACAACAGCTTGGAGCGTCCGGTGGTCAACGAATCCGATCCATTGCAACTGAGCTTCGGACTAACACTCATGCAGATCATCGATGTG GACGAAAAGAATCAACTGCttataacaaatatttggcTCAAATTG GAATGGAACGATATGAATCTTCGATGGAATTCGAGTGAGTTTGGAGGAGTGCGGGATCTGCGGATTCCGCCGCATCGCCTATGGAAACCGGATGTGCTGATGTACAACAG TGCGGACGAGGGCTTCGATGGGACGTACGCCACGAACGTGGTGGTGCGCAATAACGGGAGCTGCCTGTACGTGCCGCCAGGTATATTCAAGTCGACGTGTAAGATCGACATTACGTGGTTTCCATTCGACGATCAGCGATGTGAGATGAAGTTCGGTTCGTGGACCTACGATGGGTTTCAG TTGGACCTGCAATTGCAGGACGAAGCTGGTGGCGACATTTCTAGCTTTATCACCAATGGCGAATGGGACTTGTTAG GTGTGCCCGGTAAACGAAATGAAATCTACTATAATTGCTGCCCAGAACCTTATATTGACATAACATTCGCCATTTTGATAAGACGCAAAACATTGTACTATTTTTTCAATCTGATTGTGCCGTGCGTACTGATCGCCTCCATGGCACTGCTAGGGTTTACACTGCCACCAGATTCTGGTGAAAAGCTTTCGCTTG GAGTTACAATTCTATTATCGCTTACAGTCTTCCTCAACATGGTGGCCGAAACTATGCCGGCGACCTCCGATGCGGTGCCGCTGCTCG GAACTTATTTCAATTGCATTATGTTTATGGTGGCCTCATCAGTTGTGTCAACCATACTTATCCTCAATTATCATCATAGAAATCCAGATACGCATGAAATGAGTGAATgg ACCCGGACAGGTTGGCTACGAGTGTCCGCCGCCGCCCTCTTCTTCCAGTTCCTCCAACTCCGgcgagaagaagcagcagatCCAGAACGTTGA